The following proteins are encoded in a genomic region of bacterium:
- a CDS encoding OmpH family outer membrane protein produces MLKKFSIALFLISITPLLHSKDLSIATVDMNRIFNEYTEFQEAKRELDRFVLEWERQRDSLKQYIDSLKNLLEIEKPGLTEKGKQKRELEIQKAQEAYSSFVKSIWGDNGLFYKKSSELLEPYYRKIQETIKNVATANGIDLVLNNNSKVVLYVSNSQDLTEQVLQELNKTYAQQTPSGGKRYRIAIFPLMEAEPGAQKLQLGSRLQKSIYQGITGNVLFDIIPNDQVNKEISRGNLTNDKLFPETCQQIALSLNADYFVCGTVETSGENVQFVYQLYKTVTGEKLQEITGSAVNPRESLDVESLQKARLLSQQFKP; encoded by the coding sequence GTGCTGAAGAAATTTAGCATTGCTTTATTTTTAATAAGCATTACCCCACTCCTTCACAGTAAGGATTTGTCCATCGCTACCGTTGACATGAACCGCATTTTCAATGAATATACCGAATTCCAAGAAGCCAAAAGAGAACTGGACAGATTCGTTCTGGAATGGGAAAGGCAGAGAGACAGCCTAAAACAATACATTGATTCCCTTAAAAATCTACTGGAAATAGAAAAGCCAGGACTTACTGAGAAAGGCAAACAAAAAAGGGAACTGGAAATTCAAAAAGCCCAGGAGGCTTATTCCAGTTTCGTAAAAAGCATATGGGGAGACAACGGCCTCTTCTATAAGAAATCTTCTGAACTTTTAGAGCCCTATTATAGAAAGATACAGGAAACCATTAAAAATGTTGCCACTGCTAATGGTATCGATCTTGTCCTGAACAACAACTCAAAAGTTGTTCTTTATGTTTCAAACTCTCAAGACCTTACTGAACAAGTTTTGCAGGAATTAAACAAAACTTACGCCCAACAAACACCTTCAGGAGGAAAAAGATACAGAATTGCAATCTTCCCCTTGATGGAAGCGGAACCTGGTGCCCAGAAGTTACAACTCGGGTCTCGCCTCCAAAAGTCCATTTACCAGGGAATTACTGGAAATGTTTTATTCGATATCATTCCCAATGACCAGGTTAACAAAGAAATATCGAGAGGCAACCTAACCAACGACAAGCTATTCCCCGAAACCTGCCAGCAAATAGCCCTCAGCCTGAATGCGGATTACTTCGTATGCGGAACCGTGGAAACATCAGGTGAAAATGTCCAATTCGTATACCAGCTCTATAAAACTGTGACAGGAGAAAAATTGCAGGAAATAACCGGTTCCGCAGTAAATCCGAGAGAAAGTCTTGATGTGGAATCCTTGCAGAAGGCACGACTCTTATCACAGCAATTCAAACCTTAG
- a CDS encoding SIS domain-containing protein, with product MRKRFEEILRIIELLAEREGDKIKNSAEIIYNALKNGKKVIWCGNGGSAAQAMHFNTELIVKYKNPRGSLPSIALTSDTSVITATANDFGFNEIFSRQIEGLGNEGDVLVAISTSGSSTNVIKAIKTAKAKKMAVIFLTGDNFTEVEEEVDVVIHVPSRSTPIIQECHQIVGHIIIEELEKKLEV from the coding sequence GTGAGAAAGCGATTCGAGGAAATTCTCAGAATCATTGAATTGCTTGCTGAGAGGGAAGGTGATAAAATTAAAAATTCGGCAGAAATAATTTACAATGCTCTTAAAAACGGCAAAAAAGTTATATGGTGTGGAAACGGTGGTAGCGCTGCTCAGGCAATGCATTTTAATACAGAGTTGATTGTGAAGTATAAAAATCCGAGAGGTTCTCTTCCTTCAATCGCCTTAACATCCGACACCTCTGTTATAACCGCAACAGCGAATGACTTTGGGTTTAACGAAATATTCTCAAGGCAGATTGAAGGGTTGGGAAACGAGGGTGACGTACTTGTGGCCATCTCTACCTCTGGAAGCTCAACGAACGTAATTAAAGCGATTAAAACCGCTAAGGCAAAAAAAATGGCCGTTATTTTTTTAACGGGAGATAACTTCACTGAAGTTGAAGAGGAAGTGGACGTCGTTATCCACGTCCCCTCCCGAAGTACTCCAATCATTCAGGAGTGCCATCAGATAGTAGGTCATATAATAATAGAGGAACTGGAGAAAAAACTGGAGGTTTGA
- a CDS encoding diguanylate cyclase yields the protein MIQEKIDQYIDELTGARNRKFLSTFSDFEIRRAQRYRTNFSIILFDIDNFKEINDLYGHLEGDKVLKELSQFVMSSLRESDILIRYGGDEFIIYLPNTGFEDAKYVAEKILNSVNSQKIAGRNISLSMGVAEYPRDGKTWQELFNKADIALYRAKRRGKGRIAWVEEVEAVPIIPTSQFVDRIEEKRTLINLVNQDQKLVIVRGGAGIGKTRLVKDTLKRIEGVYYFMGVAYGALSEVPFSLLKDLVKYCYDNYKIETKEALASFDQFEMRAFYSIFPEAGESFNVKDIDKYKLYDSILKFFKHFAVHKKVLIYIDDLQWADRSSMELLYYVIRNSPADVKFFATFRTEDHSHDYVENFVSQALRERFIFVLDLKPFEYSAASEFISAILQEEADEEVVRFLYTKSGGNPFFIEELIKELYEKGNLLYDGKRWILKEVEKISVPQSIQHIMRKRVQELEGDKVLEVASCIGHEFSPSIIEGVLEMDMGEIYDSIEKAIKKGILEESGPDTFAFKEDIIRELILQNISQSKRRFYHQKIARWIEQHKGSIANAEELITYHAYRGGDVEKILQYAPIVAKRAMSQFAYEEAKKFWLYYFEYEKDGQKYVKGALDFAECLMIKGELRYAKEFLEEVRQKFPDLIDAEFYSRLSDVLAEQGLYSEALKYIDKAIELAFPQEAKNKNGLQEGQAAEVPLYKYYIEKGWILIRLGHYEDARVVLEQALINKNHLSKYWEGTLYNVLGVLHAEISSPQDAISYYEKAIEIRESINDFKGLGASYIDIAIVYHDLGDMQKAIEYYEKAREIYKQIGYKGGVITAYIDIGMYYLSSRKYEEAMGNFQSAYHEANLIGSKDSMCLALNNIGSVLRLTFKFSEAEVFYRRALEIAKEINSVEHIIMVTRNFVRLYKDGYKDYDKAEEYYKQLEKLLEKKELDTGKFVSLLVGAELYLWKGDLDKAGQILEELRPHLSEKRFQNYKFWFNFALAEYRALRGDRMGAGYALRSAYEEAKARSVKDPDYIVSYFEGLLEFFILTKKKNSALKILDKLEDLYKRYEFLEDLQFLPYLKEEVENIQ from the coding sequence ATGATTCAGGAGAAAATTGACCAGTATATAGACGAACTTACTGGGGCACGAAATCGAAAGTTTCTCAGCACTTTTAGTGACTTTGAGATTAGAAGAGCCCAGAGATACCGTACAAATTTTTCAATAATTCTGTTTGACATTGATAACTTCAAAGAAATAAATGACCTTTACGGGCATCTGGAAGGCGACAAGGTTCTAAAAGAACTTTCCCAATTTGTAATGAGTTCCCTTCGAGAGTCGGACATCCTCATAAGATACGGTGGAGATGAGTTTATTATTTACTTGCCCAATACAGGCTTTGAAGATGCCAAATACGTTGCAGAAAAAATCCTTAACAGCGTGAATTCACAAAAAATTGCTGGCAGGAATATTTCCCTAAGCATGGGGGTTGCTGAGTATCCGAGAGATGGTAAAACTTGGCAGGAACTCTTTAATAAGGCAGATATAGCTCTTTATAGGGCAAAGAGGAGAGGAAAGGGTCGCATTGCTTGGGTTGAGGAAGTAGAAGCAGTCCCAATAATACCGACATCTCAATTCGTCGATAGAATCGAAGAAAAGCGTACCCTTATAAATCTGGTAAACCAGGACCAGAAACTGGTTATCGTTCGTGGAGGAGCTGGGATAGGTAAAACACGACTGGTTAAAGACACCCTAAAAAGAATTGAGGGGGTTTATTATTTCATGGGGGTGGCCTATGGTGCCCTTTCGGAAGTTCCCTTTAGTCTTTTGAAGGACCTGGTAAAATACTGCTATGACAATTATAAGATAGAGACAAAGGAGGCTTTGGCGAGTTTCGATCAATTTGAGATGAGGGCCTTCTACTCCATTTTTCCAGAGGCAGGGGAAAGCTTTAACGTGAAGGATATAGATAAGTACAAACTTTATGATTCGATATTAAAGTTCTTTAAGCATTTTGCGGTACACAAGAAGGTCTTGATTTACATTGATGACCTGCAATGGGCGGACCGGTCTTCTATGGAACTTTTATACTATGTGATTAGAAACTCCCCTGCTGATGTTAAATTCTTTGCTACGTTCAGAACGGAGGATCACTCCCACGATTACGTAGAAAACTTTGTTTCACAGGCACTGCGTGAAAGATTTATTTTTGTTTTGGACCTCAAACCATTTGAGTATTCGGCGGCATCGGAATTTATCTCTGCCATTCTTCAGGAAGAGGCAGACGAAGAAGTGGTGAGGTTCCTGTATACCAAATCAGGTGGGAATCCGTTCTTCATTGAGGAGCTCATCAAAGAACTGTATGAAAAGGGGAATCTTTTATACGATGGGAAGCGCTGGATCCTCAAAGAGGTTGAAAAGATTTCAGTACCCCAGAGTATTCAGCACATAATGAGAAAAAGGGTTCAAGAATTGGAGGGCGATAAGGTTCTGGAAGTGGCTTCTTGCATCGGACACGAGTTTTCACCATCTATCATTGAAGGCGTTCTCGAAATGGATATGGGAGAAATTTATGATTCTATAGAGAAGGCCATCAAAAAGGGCATTCTTGAGGAAAGTGGGCCAGATACCTTTGCATTTAAAGAAGATATAATAAGGGAGCTTATTCTCCAGAATATCTCTCAAAGTAAGAGAAGATTTTATCACCAAAAAATCGCCAGATGGATAGAACAACATAAGGGCTCTATTGCCAATGCAGAGGAGCTTATAACTTATCATGCTTATCGGGGTGGGGATGTAGAGAAGATATTGCAGTATGCTCCGATAGTAGCCAAAAGGGCAATGTCTCAATTTGCTTATGAAGAAGCAAAGAAATTCTGGCTGTACTATTTTGAATATGAAAAGGATGGGCAAAAATATGTGAAAGGAGCCCTTGATTTTGCAGAATGCTTGATGATTAAGGGTGAACTGAGATATGCCAAGGAATTTTTGGAAGAAGTACGACAGAAGTTTCCTGACTTAATAGACGCTGAGTTTTATTCAAGACTCTCAGATGTTTTGGCTGAACAGGGCCTATACAGCGAAGCTCTTAAATATATAGATAAGGCCATTGAACTGGCTTTTCCACAAGAAGCGAAGAACAAGAATGGTTTACAAGAGGGGCAGGCTGCCGAGGTCCCTCTCTACAAGTATTATATTGAGAAAGGATGGATATTGATAAGGCTTGGTCACTATGAAGATGCGAGAGTAGTTCTTGAACAGGCTCTGATTAATAAGAATCACCTGTCAAAGTATTGGGAAGGGACTCTTTATAATGTCCTTGGTGTTCTTCATGCAGAGATTTCTTCCCCTCAAGATGCTATCTCTTACTATGAGAAGGCGATCGAAATCAGGGAGAGCATAAATGACTTTAAGGGGCTGGGGGCCAGTTACATAGATATTGCCATTGTTTACCACGATCTTGGAGATATGCAAAAAGCCATTGAATATTATGAGAAAGCCAGAGAGATTTATAAGCAGATAGGATATAAAGGGGGAGTAATTACAGCTTACATTGATATCGGAATGTACTATCTTAGCAGCAGAAAATATGAAGAGGCCATGGGGAACTTCCAGAGTGCTTACCATGAGGCCAATCTCATAGGCAGTAAGGATAGCATGTGCCTTGCCCTCAACAACATTGGTTCTGTCTTAAGGCTTACGTTTAAGTTTAGCGAGGCTGAGGTTTTTTACCGTAGGGCTTTGGAGATTGCAAAAGAGATAAATTCCGTTGAACACATAATTATGGTCACCAGAAATTTTGTAAGGCTCTATAAGGATGGATATAAGGATTATGATAAAGCTGAAGAGTATTACAAACAGCTTGAAAAGTTGCTGGAAAAGAAAGAACTTGATACGGGTAAGTTTGTTAGTTTGCTTGTAGGGGCAGAATTATACCTGTGGAAGGGTGACCTGGATAAAGCAGGCCAAATTCTGGAAGAACTTCGTCCCCATCTTAGCGAGAAAAGGTTCCAGAATTACAAATTCTGGTTTAATTTCGCGTTGGCTGAATACCGTGCTTTAAGAGGCGATAGAATGGGAGCTGGTTATGCCCTTCGTTCTGCCTACGAGGAGGCAAAGGCAAGATCGGTGAAGGACCCGGACTACATCGTTTCTTATTTTGAAGGTTTGCTTGAGTTTTTCATTTTGACAAAAAAGAAAAACTCCGCATTAAAGATTTTAGATAAACTGGAAGATTTATACAAAAGGTATGAGTTTTTAGAAGATTTGCAGTTTCTTCCCTATTTAAAAGAGGAAGTTGAGAACATTCAATAA
- a CDS encoding exopolysaccharide biosynthesis polyprenyl glycosylphosphotransferase translates to MVRFKRGTTRVISKMILVLLDLFLIATSFYVGYYIRVNLIGSTKYTLPPALPIAHYSKYFLALFIIWIVTFYYEGLYTKYFSRSEEFLKIAKGATIAAAFSALLLYTIKVEPSFSRLAFLIAYILSIFLLWFGRIVAKRILYEVGLLKDTALFWGDSVELEWFKRTIEKEKNSGIEVIGHIKNGSAEKVKQIILEKEPNLLIVGGVPLGEVKKVENLAWEKGVEILINAFNHTLNPLELEIVEFFGFKSLRLKYNLLIPRNAKLKRLLDLLVTIPLLIILLPIIALISVVILTTSKGPVIFIQARLGKDGKLIKIYKFRTMYTNSDEILQEFLKEHPEMRREFEKYRKIVSMKDPRVTPIGKILRKTSLDELPQLFNVIKGDMSLVGPRPYLPEELAIIEDVKDIIFSVKPGLTGLWQVSGRNALTFEERIMLDLYYVKNWNIFLDLAIFIKTILEIFKGEGAY, encoded by the coding sequence ATGGTAAGATTCAAAAGAGGAACGACGAGAGTAATCTCCAAGATGATTTTGGTGCTTCTGGATCTCTTTCTAATCGCTACTTCATTTTATGTGGGCTATTATATTAGAGTTAACCTGATAGGCAGTACCAAGTATACTTTGCCTCCTGCCTTGCCCATTGCTCACTATTCAAAATACTTCCTCGCACTTTTTATTATATGGATAGTCACTTTTTACTATGAAGGTTTATACACAAAATATTTTTCACGAAGCGAAGAGTTTCTTAAGATAGCCAAAGGTGCTACAATTGCTGCAGCTTTCTCAGCGCTTCTCCTCTATACCATAAAAGTAGAGCCTTCCTTTTCAAGACTTGCCTTCTTAATCGCATACATTTTGAGCATTTTTCTCCTCTGGTTTGGAAGAATCGTTGCAAAAAGAATTCTTTATGAAGTAGGACTTCTAAAAGACACAGCTCTATTTTGGGGAGATTCCGTTGAGCTGGAATGGTTCAAAAGGACCATAGAAAAAGAGAAAAATAGTGGTATCGAAGTCATAGGGCATATTAAAAACGGATCCGCAGAAAAAGTCAAACAGATTATTTTAGAGAAAGAGCCAAACCTCTTGATTGTAGGTGGTGTCCCTCTCGGTGAGGTTAAAAAGGTGGAAAACTTAGCCTGGGAAAAGGGTGTTGAAATACTAATCAATGCCTTCAACCACACATTGAACCCTCTGGAACTGGAAATTGTTGAATTTTTTGGTTTTAAAAGTTTGAGACTAAAATACAATCTTTTAATTCCAAGAAATGCCAAACTCAAAAGATTACTGGACCTTCTTGTAACAATACCGCTCCTTATTATCCTTCTCCCTATAATTGCCCTCATTTCTGTAGTTATTTTGACCACATCTAAAGGGCCGGTAATTTTCATACAAGCAAGGCTGGGAAAAGACGGGAAGCTAATCAAAATATATAAGTTTCGCACTATGTACACAAACTCCGATGAAATTCTCCAGGAATTTCTCAAGGAACATCCAGAAATGAGGCGAGAATTCGAAAAATATAGGAAAATTGTAAGTATGAAAGACCCAAGAGTCACACCCATAGGTAAAATCCTGAGAAAAACAAGCTTGGATGAACTCCCCCAACTCTTTAACGTAATAAAAGGTGATATGAGCCTTGTAGGGCCAAGGCCTTATTTACCTGAAGAGTTAGCAATCATAGAGGATGTTAAGGACATTATTTTCAGCGTTAAACCAGGCCTCACTGGCCTGTGGCAGGTTTCAGGAAGAAACGCCCTCACCTTTGAAGAAAGGATCATGCTTGATCTTTACTATGTTAAGAACTGGAATATATTCCTGGATCTTGCAATTTTCATAAAAACGATTTTGGAAATTTTCAAAGGCGAAGGAGCTTATTGA
- a CDS encoding glycosyltransferase family 2 protein has translation MISAIIVNYRAGKILIHCLNSIKDQVDEIIVVNHSPGEDLFPIIQKFPNTKIINRPNKGYASGCNLGAKMASGDLLLFMNPDTMAFPDTVNILIETTKKYHSATAPKFLNPDFTFQPSTRMFPSIKHILVSRTSPLRVFLKNSKMEKEYFGYSLKKQEEPIPLKECFPLGGFFVVPRSIFESLEGFDERFFLFFEDADFFKRLLKSGYSIIYDPRARIIHFHGFSRKNSAFKSEFHKLRSFFLYTIKHSQSQFEKILVLLLTLTYGLIVAFRYFINIPIKESQW, from the coding sequence ATGATCTCCGCAATAATCGTAAACTACCGAGCCGGGAAAATACTAATCCATTGTTTGAACTCCATAAAAGACCAAGTAGATGAGATAATAGTTGTCAATCACAGTCCCGGTGAGGATCTATTCCCAATCATTCAAAAATTTCCTAATACTAAAATTATTAACAGGCCCAATAAAGGTTATGCCTCGGGTTGTAATTTGGGTGCAAAGATGGCCAGCGGCGATCTTCTACTTTTCATGAACCCAGACACAATGGCGTTTCCCGATACTGTAAATATTTTAATAGAAACCACAAAAAAATACCACTCCGCTACCGCCCCAAAATTTTTAAACCCTGACTTCACCTTCCAGCCTTCAACCAGGATGTTTCCCTCTATTAAGCATATTCTTGTAAGCAGAACTTCACCTCTCCGAGTTTTTTTAAAAAATTCTAAGATGGAAAAGGAGTATTTCGGATATAGTCTTAAAAAACAAGAAGAACCCATACCCCTTAAAGAATGTTTTCCCCTTGGTGGCTTTTTCGTGGTGCCTCGGTCCATTTTTGAAAGTCTTGAAGGATTTGACGAACGCTTTTTCCTCTTCTTTGAAGATGCGGACTTTTTCAAAAGGTTGCTAAAATCAGGATATTCTATAATCTATGACCCAAGAGCCAGAATTATTCACTTCCACGGATTTTCAAGAAAAAATTCAGCCTTTAAATCGGAGTTTCACAAGCTCCGTTCTTTTTTTCTTTACACAATTAAGCACTCCCAAAGCCAATTTGAAAAAATTCTTGTTCTTCTCCTTACCCTTACCTATGGCTTGATTGTAGCCTTCCGTTATTTTATAAATATTCCAATAAAGGAAAGCCAATGGTAA
- the secA gene encoding preprotein translocase subunit SecA has protein sequence FALVKEATRRLCGKKWEVTGHMWEWNMIPFDVQLLGAIVLFQGKIAEMKTGEGKTLVATMPLYLHGIIGRIKGTGVHLVTVNDYLARRDRQWMGPVYESLGLSVGVIQNEMDNARRKIEYQKDITYGTNNEFGFDYLRDNMVFRAEDRVQRGHYYAIVDEVDSILIDEARTPLIISGPVEYSSAEIYRGMKPLAENLVRKQTQLVTQLLFVAENLLKQGKEFEAAEKIIQARLGMPKAKKLFKMLQEPGVMKLVDKVELDLMKEINVGGEKTKRIEELKEELYFWVDEKSHSVEITEKGREEVEKREKGLFALPDLSTELHKLDEDKGLSARERFYEKERILREYAEKSDKIHALKQLLKAYMLFEKDVDYVVMDGKVIIVDEFTGRLMPGRRWSDGLHEAVEAKEGVTIQRETQTLATITIQNYFRMYEKLAGMTGTAITEAQEFWEIYKLDVIQIPTNKPVRRVDYPDIIFKTKKEKYEAIINEIEKWHKVGRPILVGTTSVEVSELLSRLLKRRGIPHQVLNAKYHEKEAEIIARAGQFGAVTIATNMAGRGTDIKLAENVVRAKECAINTPNPTPGLTCTEDPKKCIKEGVPCGLYIIGTEKHEARRIDNQLRGRAGRQGDPGSSRFFLSLEDDLLRLFGSDRVMELMERFGSKDEGPIESPMVTKALETAQKRVEMQNFQIRKRLLEYDDVMNRQREVIYKLRNEILDGKDLRGLVLDYAKGIAEDLVERYLQGERDDLWNLQELRNELAYFFLYDFSEIASLKNRDEVKEVIFEKLESLYREREEAFGEEKMREMERVVLLTTLDRLWREHLYALDHLREGVYLRAYAQKDPLVEYKKESLELFDELMEKIRNESVMRIFRIEVPKMPRKFAERMVAFKPSIETQRGQQRKKD, from the coding sequence TTTGCCCTTGTTAAAGAGGCAACAAGGCGGCTATGCGGGAAGAAGTGGGAAGTTACTGGCCACATGTGGGAATGGAACATGATTCCCTTTGACGTGCAACTTCTTGGTGCCATCGTTCTCTTCCAGGGAAAGATTGCGGAGATGAAAACGGGAGAAGGCAAGACTCTGGTGGCGACAATGCCTCTTTACCTTCACGGTATTATAGGGAGAATTAAAGGGACAGGGGTCCACCTTGTTACTGTGAACGATTACCTTGCCAGAAGGGACAGACAGTGGATGGGGCCAGTTTATGAAAGTCTTGGTCTGAGTGTGGGTGTGATTCAAAACGAAATGGATAATGCGCGGAGGAAGATTGAATACCAGAAGGACATAACTTACGGAACAAACAATGAGTTTGGTTTTGACTATTTGAGGGATAACATGGTCTTTAGGGCTGAGGATCGAGTTCAGAGGGGCCACTATTATGCAATTGTGGATGAAGTAGACTCTATTCTTATTGATGAGGCAAGGACTCCTCTTATTATTTCAGGGCCCGTTGAATACTCTTCTGCGGAAATTTATAGAGGCATGAAGCCTCTTGCTGAAAATCTGGTGAGAAAGCAGACCCAGCTTGTTACACAGCTTCTTTTTGTTGCTGAGAATCTCCTGAAACAGGGTAAGGAGTTTGAGGCAGCGGAAAAGATAATTCAAGCAAGGCTTGGTATGCCTAAGGCGAAGAAACTCTTCAAGATGCTTCAGGAACCTGGAGTCATGAAACTTGTGGATAAAGTCGAACTGGATTTGATGAAGGAAATTAATGTGGGGGGTGAGAAGACAAAGAGGATTGAAGAACTTAAGGAAGAACTTTATTTCTGGGTTGACGAGAAATCCCATTCCGTTGAAATAACGGAGAAAGGTAGAGAGGAAGTAGAAAAAAGAGAAAAGGGGCTCTTTGCTTTGCCGGACCTCTCTACTGAACTCCACAAACTTGATGAGGATAAGGGTTTATCTGCCCGTGAACGTTTCTACGAGAAAGAGAGGATATTGAGGGAATACGCTGAGAAGAGTGATAAAATACACGCTCTGAAACAGCTCCTCAAGGCCTATATGCTCTTTGAGAAAGATGTAGACTATGTAGTTATGGATGGAAAGGTGATTATTGTTGATGAATTTACTGGAAGGCTAATGCCGGGAAGGAGATGGTCCGATGGACTTCACGAGGCAGTGGAAGCAAAAGAAGGTGTTACGATTCAAAGAGAAACACAGACCTTAGCAACCATTACTATTCAGAACTATTTCAGAATGTACGAAAAACTCGCAGGCATGACGGGTACTGCAATAACAGAGGCTCAGGAATTCTGGGAGATTTACAAACTTGATGTGATACAGATACCCACCAATAAACCCGTTCGGAGAGTTGACTATCCCGATATAATCTTTAAGACCAAAAAGGAAAAATATGAAGCGATTATAAATGAGATTGAGAAATGGCATAAGGTTGGCAGGCCGATCTTAGTTGGGACCACATCGGTGGAGGTTTCTGAGCTTCTTTCCAGACTGCTCAAGAGAAGGGGAATACCTCATCAGGTATTGAACGCCAAGTACCATGAAAAGGAAGCGGAAATTATTGCACGGGCAGGCCAGTTTGGTGCAGTAACAATAGCAACCAACATGGCTGGTAGGGGTACGGATATTAAGCTTGCGGAGAATGTGGTAAGGGCAAAGGAGTGTGCTATAAATACACCAAATCCAACCCCGGGGCTTACTTGCACTGAAGACCCCAAAAAATGTATCAAAGAAGGTGTTCCTTGTGGACTTTACATTATTGGAACCGAAAAGCACGAAGCCCGCAGAATTGATAATCAGCTGAGAGGTAGAGCTGGAAGACAGGGAGACCCCGGTTCTTCAAGATTTTTCCTCTCCTTAGAGGATGACCTTTTGAGACTTTTTGGCTCCGATAGGGTTATGGAACTCATGGAAAGGTTTGGAAGTAAAGATGAAGGTCCCATAGAATCACCTATGGTTACAAAAGCTCTGGAAACCGCACAAAAGCGGGTGGAGATGCAAAACTTCCAAATCAGAAAAAGGCTTCTGGAATATGATGATGTAATGAATAGGCAAAGGGAAGTAATTTACAAACTCAGGAATGAGATCCTTGATGGGAAAGATTTAAGGGGACTGGTTCTTGATTATGCTAAGGGTATTGCTGAAGACCTTGTGGAAAGATATTTGCAAGGAGAAAGGGATGATTTGTGGAATCTCCAGGAATTACGTAATGAATTGGCATACTTCTTCCTTTATGACTTCTCAGAGATTGCATCTTTAAAAAACAGGGATGAAGTTAAGGAGGTTATTTTCGAAAAACTTGAGTCACTCTACAGGGAGAGGGAAGAGGCCTTTGGAGAGGAAAAGATGAGAGAAATGGAAAGGGTCGTTTTACTTACAACCCTTGACCGCTTATGGAGGGAACACCTTTATGCCCTTGACCACCTGAGAGAGGGAGTCTATCTGAGGGCTTATGCACAGAAGGACCCTCTTGTGGAATATAAGAAAGAAAGCCTTGAACTCTTTGACGAGCTTATGGAAAAAATCAGAAATGAAAGTGTAATGAGGATTTTCCGAATTGAAGTTCCTAAAATGCCGAGGAAATTTGCTGAGAGGATGGTGGCCTTCAAACCCTCAATTGAGACTCAGAGGGGCCAACAACGTAAAAAAGATTAA
- a CDS encoding OsmC family protein, producing MKVNLKWEEGLKFKAETPSGHHLFLDSAHGGEGESAGPAPMELLLVALGGCTAMDVISILNKMREKVREFSVEVEGERAPEHPKYYTKIHIKYIFKGENLKEENLLKAIQLSQNKYCSVSANLSGKSEITYFYEIRD from the coding sequence ATGAAGGTTAATTTGAAATGGGAGGAAGGACTTAAATTTAAGGCAGAAACTCCGTCAGGACACCATCTTTTTCTTGATTCGGCCCACGGAGGGGAAGGGGAAAGTGCTGGTCCTGCACCCATGGAACTTCTCCTGGTTGCCCTTGGTGGATGTACTGCGATGGATGTAATTTCGATTTTAAATAAGATGAGAGAAAAGGTAAGGGAATTCAGTGTAGAGGTTGAAGGTGAAAGGGCCCCTGAACACCCCAAATATTACACAAAAATTCACATTAAATACATCTTCAAAGGTGAAAATTTAAAAGAAGAGAATCTTTTGAAAGCGATACAGCTTTCCCAAAATAAATATTGTAGTGTTTCAGCGAACCTAAGTGGTAAGTCCGAAATTACCTATTTTTACGAAATCAGGGATTAA